In Salarias fasciatus chromosome 20, fSalaFa1.1, whole genome shotgun sequence, a single window of DNA contains:
- the LOC115408000 gene encoding cytosolic sulfotransferase 3-like has translation MDLPRPKLFDFHGVSMITYFTDNWEAIQNFQARPDDILIATYPKAGTTWVSYILELLYFGQTSPERQTTMPIYERVPFLELTFPNMDSGTDLADQLPTTPRLIKTHYPVQFVPKSFWEQNCRMIYVGRNAKDNLVSYFHFERMNFSQPEPGDWNSYLQRFMEGKMVFGSWYDHVNGWWKKKQTYSNLHYMFYEDLAEDTGREIDKLCSFLGLSPSAEEKTRVMSGVTFDNMKNNAMTNYSTDPGMDFKISPFMRKGKVGDWKNHFTVAQNEEFDEDYKSKMKDQTLQFRTEI, from the exons ATGGATTTGCCTCGACCGAAACTCTTCGATTTCCATGGAGTGTCAATGATCACTTATTTCACAGACAACTGGGAGGCCATTCAAAACTTTCAAGCCAGACCAGATGATATCCTTATTGCAACATATCCCAAAGCAG gAACAACATGGGTCTCCTACATTCTGGAGTTACTGTACTTTGGTCAGACGTCTCCAGAGCGTCAGACCACCATGCCCATCTATGAGAGAGTACCTTTCTTGGAGCTGACGTTCCCAAATATGGATTCAG GAACAGACCTGGCAGACCAGCTCCCCACCACCCCCCGTCTCATCAAAACTCATTATCCAGTCCAGTTTGTGCCAAAGTCCTTTTGGGAGCAAAACTGCAGG ATGATCTATGTTGGACGCAATGCAAAAGACAACCTGGTGtcttattttcactttgagCGCATGAATTTTTCTCAACCAGAGCCTGGAGATTGGAATAGCTACCTTCAGAGGTTCATGGAAGGAAAAA TGGTGTTTGGATCCTGGTACGACCACGTGAATGGCTGGTggaagaagaaacagacttaCTCAAATCTCCACTACATGTTCTATGAAGACCTTGCTGAG GATACTGGACGGGAAATAGACAAACTCTGCTCCTTTCTCGGCTTATCTCCTTCAGCCGAGGAGAAAACCAGAGTCATGAGTGGTGTGACGTTTGACAATATGAAAAACAATGCGATGACCAATTACTCTACTGATCCCGGTATGGATTTCAAAATTTCTCCATTCATGAGAAAAG GAAAAGTCGGTGACTGGAAGAACCACTTCACTGTGGCTCAGAATGAAGAGTTTGATGAAGACTACAAGTCAAAGATGAAGGATCAAACTCTTCAGTTCCGCACTGAAATTTGA
- the LOC115408038 gene encoding cytosolic sulfotransferase 3-like gives MMDLPRPKLFDFHGVSMITYFTDNWEAIQNFQARPDDILIATYPKAGTTWVSYILELLYFGQTSPERQTTMPIYERVPFLELTFPNMDSGTDLADQLPTTPRLIKTHYPVQFVPKSFWEQNCRMIYVGRNAKDNLVSFFHFDRMTVAQPEPGDWNSYLQRFLEGKMVFGSWYDHVNGWWKKKQTYSKLHYMFYEDLAEDTGREIDKLCSFLGLSPSAEEKTRVMSGVTFDNMKNNAMTNYSTDPSMDFKISSFMRKGKVGDWKNHFTVAQNEEFDEDYKSKMKDQTLQFRTEI, from the exons ATGATGGATTTGCCTCGACCAAAACTCTTCGATTTCCATGGAGTGTCAATGATCACTTATTTCACAGACAACTGGGAGGCCATTCAAAACTTTCAAGCCAGACCAGACGATATCCTTATTGCAACATATCCCAAAGCAG GAACGACATGGGTCTCCTACATTCTGGAGTTACTGTACTTTGGTCAGACGTCTCCAGAGCGTCAGACCACCATGCCCATCTATGAGAGAGTACCTTTTTTGGAGCTTACGTTCCCAAATATGGATTCAG GAACAGACCTGGCAGACCAGCTCCCCACCACCCCCCGTCTCATCAAAACTCATTACCCAGTCCAGTTTGTGCCAAAGTCCTTTTGGGAGCAAAACTGCAGG ATGATCTATGTTGGACGCAATGCAAAAGACAACCTGgtgtctttttttcactttgaccGCATGACTGTCGCTCAACCAGAGCCTGGAGATTGGAACAGCTACCTTCAGAGGTTCTTGGAAGGAAAAA TGGTGTTTGGATCCTGGTACGACCACGTGAATGGCTGGTggaagaagaaacagacttaTTCAAAACTCCACTACATGTTCTATGAAGACCTTGCTGAG GATACTGGACGGGAAATAGACAAACTCTGCTCCTTTCTCGGCTTATCTCCTTCAGCCGAGGAGAAAACCAGAGTCATGAGTGGTGTGACGTttgacaacatgaaaaacaatgcGATGACCAATTACTCTACTGATCCCAGTATGGATTTCAAAATCTCTTCATTCATGAGAAAAG GAAAAGTCGGCGACTGGAAGAATCACTTCACTGTGGCTCAGAATGAAGAGTTTGATGAAGACTACAAGTCAAAGATGAAGGATCAAACTCTTCAGTTCCGCACTGAAATTTGA